Proteins encoded within one genomic window of Saccharopolyspora pogona:
- a CDS encoding serine/threonine-protein kinase, which yields MSDEGRLVAGRYRVQRRIGSGAMGVVWECVDERLHRTVAVKQLLLQPGLDPGEAEEARQRAMREGRIAARLQHPNAISVYDVAEDEGQPVLVMEYLPSTSLAGMMSDHGPLPPREVARIGTQVASALGAAHAAGVVHRDIKPGNILLGDNGQVKITDFGISRAQGDVQVTKTGMLAGTPAYLSPDVAMGQEPTPASDVFSLGATLYAAIEGHPPFGLNENTLALLHAVAAGKIEPPQQAGPMVPPLMAMMAARVEDRPDMAQVRDMLQAVADGGSVTSVPAMAAPIPPALTPDSSRPDLAPTSVAGSNGTTVASYYEDEPYSEQAYADATSYMGSDTRGDAAIYEKPRRSKRPVVISGIALVAVAVIAVLVTSALMNSQKPPENTGNTTTSQVNPVPPPPPPETTSEEEPTATKTNAPSTTPPTTPSTTPPTTPKTTPPSTSQTPPSTSKTTPPTEPDDTPTSEPNSSGSGE from the coding sequence GTGAGCGACGAAGGTCGCCTGGTCGCCGGACGCTACCGAGTGCAGCGACGCATCGGCAGTGGCGCGATGGGCGTGGTGTGGGAGTGTGTCGACGAACGCCTGCACCGCACGGTCGCGGTCAAGCAGTTGTTGCTGCAGCCCGGATTGGATCCGGGTGAGGCCGAGGAAGCGCGGCAGCGGGCAATGCGGGAAGGCCGCATCGCGGCCCGCCTCCAGCACCCGAACGCCATCTCGGTGTACGACGTGGCCGAGGACGAGGGTCAGCCGGTCCTGGTCATGGAGTACCTGCCGTCCACCAGCCTCGCCGGGATGATGTCCGATCACGGGCCGCTCCCGCCGCGCGAGGTGGCGCGGATCGGTACGCAGGTCGCCTCGGCACTGGGTGCGGCGCACGCCGCCGGTGTCGTGCACCGCGACATCAAGCCCGGCAACATCCTGCTCGGCGACAACGGCCAGGTGAAGATCACCGACTTCGGGATCTCGCGGGCGCAGGGCGACGTCCAGGTCACCAAGACCGGGATGCTCGCGGGCACGCCCGCCTACCTGTCCCCCGACGTGGCGATGGGCCAGGAGCCGACGCCCGCCTCCGACGTGTTCTCGCTCGGCGCGACGCTGTACGCGGCGATCGAGGGCCACCCGCCGTTCGGGCTGAACGAGAACACCCTCGCGCTGCTGCACGCGGTGGCCGCCGGGAAGATCGAGCCGCCGCAGCAGGCCGGCCCGATGGTGCCGCCGCTGATGGCGATGATGGCCGCCCGCGTCGAGGACCGGCCGGACATGGCACAGGTCCGGGACATGCTGCAGGCGGTGGCCGACGGCGGTTCGGTGACCTCGGTCCCGGCCATGGCGGCGCCGATCCCGCCCGCGCTGACTCCGGATTCCAGCCGGCCCGATCTGGCCCCGACCAGCGTCGCCGGCTCGAACGGCACCACCGTCGCGTCCTACTACGAGGACGAGCCGTACTCCGAGCAGGCCTACGCGGACGCCACCTCGTACATGGGTTCCGACACCCGTGGCGACGCGGCGATCTACGAGAAGCCGCGCAGGAGCAAGCGGCCCGTGGTGATCTCGGGCATCGCGCTGGTGGCCGTCGCGGTGATCGCGGTGCTGGTGACCTCTGCGCTGATGAACAGCCAGAAGCCGCCGGAGAACACCGGGAACACGACGACCTCGCAGGTAAACCCGGTGCCTCCGCCGCCGCCGCCGGAGACCACCAGCGAGGAAGAGCCGACCGCCACGAAGACCAACGCCCCGAGCACGACGCCGCCGACGACACCGAGCACGACGCCGCCGACGACACCGAAGACGACGCCGCCGTCGACTTCGCAGACGCCGCCGTCCACGTCGAAGACGACGCCCCCCACGGAACCCGACGACACGCCTACGAGCGAGCCGAACAGCAGCGGGTCCGGGGAGTAG
- a CDS encoding PIG-L deacetylase family protein → MTTSPEASTAARRALVVTAHPDDVDFGSAGTIASWVADGVQVTYCVCTAGDAGGFDHTLREDMPRIRQDEQRAAAAAVGVTDVQFLGYQDGQVTANLQLRRDITRVIRQVRPHRVISHSPEINWAHLPTSHPDHRAVGEATLAAIYPDARNGFAHPELLQEGLQPWTVSELWMSESPEERVNRAVDITDFFDAKLAALSAHRSQTAHLDDLQGMIRRHLARTAERHGMAGRLAEAFHVVDTS, encoded by the coding sequence ATGACCACTTCGCCGGAAGCGTCCACAGCAGCCCGGCGTGCTTTGGTGGTCACCGCGCACCCCGACGACGTCGACTTCGGGTCCGCGGGCACCATCGCCTCCTGGGTCGCCGACGGCGTGCAGGTCACCTACTGCGTGTGCACCGCGGGCGATGCCGGGGGCTTCGACCACACGCTGCGGGAGGACATGCCGCGCATCCGGCAGGACGAGCAGCGGGCCGCCGCAGCCGCCGTCGGCGTCACCGACGTGCAGTTCCTCGGCTACCAGGACGGGCAGGTCACCGCGAACCTGCAGCTGCGGCGGGACATCACCAGGGTGATCCGCCAGGTCCGCCCGCACCGGGTCATCAGCCACTCCCCGGAGATCAACTGGGCCCACCTCCCGACCTCGCACCCGGACCACCGCGCGGTCGGTGAGGCCACCCTCGCCGCGATCTACCCGGACGCGCGCAACGGCTTCGCCCACCCCGAGTTGCTGCAGGAAGGGCTGCAGCCGTGGACAGTGAGCGAGCTGTGGATGTCGGAATCACCCGAAGAGCGGGTCAACCGGGCGGTCGACATCACCGATTTCTTCGACGCGAAGCTCGCGGCGCTGTCCGCACACCGGTCGCAAACCGCCCATCTCGACGATCTCCAGGGCATGATCCGGCGGCACCTGGCACGGACGGCCGAGCGGCACGGCATGGCCGGTCGACTCGCCGAGGCATTCCACGTAGTCGACACGTCGTGA
- a CDS encoding 3-hydroxybutyrate dehydrogenase codes for MSDRLAGSVGASSARSSGLDLGDKRAVVTGAASGIGAAVARRLAEAGAEVIAVDRAKGIEAVAAEFGAEARVVDLADLDAAAELGARADIVVNNAGFQHVAPIHRFPTDTFSAMLRVMVEAPFRIVRAALPGMYDRGWGRIINISSVHGLRASPFKSAYVTAKHAIEGLSKTTALEGAPHGVTSNCVCPGFARTPLVERQVAEQAELLRVPEDQVVEDVLLARTPIKRLVEPVEVAELAVWLCGPGTTSITGASFPIDGGWTAH; via the coding sequence ATGAGCGATCGGTTGGCCGGGTCGGTTGGTGCGAGCTCTGCGCGATCCAGCGGCCTGGACCTGGGGGACAAACGAGCAGTGGTCACGGGCGCGGCGAGCGGGATCGGCGCGGCGGTCGCCCGCCGATTGGCCGAGGCCGGGGCCGAAGTGATCGCGGTGGACCGGGCTAAAGGGATCGAGGCGGTCGCGGCCGAGTTCGGCGCCGAGGCCAGGGTCGTCGACCTCGCCGACCTCGACGCCGCCGCGGAGCTGGGCGCCCGGGCGGACATCGTGGTCAACAACGCGGGTTTCCAGCACGTCGCGCCGATCCACCGGTTCCCGACAGACACCTTCAGCGCGATGCTGCGGGTGATGGTGGAGGCGCCGTTCCGGATCGTGCGTGCCGCGCTGCCGGGCATGTACGACCGGGGCTGGGGGCGGATCATCAACATCTCATCCGTGCACGGTCTGCGCGCCTCGCCGTTCAAGAGCGCCTACGTGACGGCGAAGCACGCGATCGAAGGGCTGTCCAAGACGACCGCGTTGGAGGGTGCGCCCCACGGGGTGACGTCGAACTGCGTCTGCCCGGGTTTCGCGCGGACCCCGTTGGTGGAGCGCCAAGTCGCCGAGCAGGCGGAGCTGCTCCGGGTGCCGGAGGACCAGGTCGTCGAGGACGTGCTGCTGGCCCGCACGCCGATCAAGCGCCTGGTGGAACCGGTCGAGGTCGCGGAGCTCGCGGTGTGGCTGTGCGGACCGGGCACGACGTCGATCACCGGCGCCTCGTTCCCGATCGACGGCGGCTGGACCGCGCACTGA
- a CDS encoding chorismate mutase, whose amino-acid sequence MNATVDGDQPQSELASAEQAAAEAISNFREEINYLDSEILRLVKRRAEVSRQVGQARMAAGGPRIVYNREMDVLARYRELGPEGRELAMILLRLGRGRLGH is encoded by the coding sequence ATGAACGCCACTGTGGACGGTGACCAGCCGCAGTCCGAGCTCGCCTCGGCCGAGCAGGCCGCCGCGGAGGCCATCAGCAACTTCCGCGAGGAAATCAACTACCTGGACAGCGAGATCCTACGCCTGGTCAAGCGCCGCGCCGAGGTCTCCCGACAGGTCGGCCAGGCCCGGATGGCGGCCGGCGGACCCCGCATCGTCTACAACCGCGAGATGGACGTGCTCGCGCGCTACCGGGAGCTCGGGCCGGAAGGCCGCGAACTCGCGATGATTCTGCTGCGCCTGGGCCGCGGCCGTCTCGGCCACTGA